In Papaver somniferum cultivar HN1 chromosome 1, ASM357369v1, whole genome shotgun sequence, a genomic segment contains:
- the LOC113290624 gene encoding uncharacterized protein LOC113290624: MKIFSVLLLLIKLLLLSLSAAYDGPLYDSSAYTECKTQPEDPLYNGGVLRNYDHHNGFNQKTLDSVTTPEIFSPAFVLQNLNQATKYSFSSWVKINGKIESAIIRANFWSENSSFKCIGSVLAKRGCWSFLKGGFEIHSPLNLSVIYFQNSEDSGIDISIASSSLQPFTDQQWKSNQDYKINSERKRAVTIHVSAKNGTRLQGAQIIVDQISKEFPFGSAIANTILGNLSYQKWFAERFNVAVFENELKWYTTEPEQGKLNYTLADQMLEFVRANQIAVRGHNIFWEDPAYTPAWVRNLTSDQLQSAVNSRIQSLMHKYRGDFIHWDVSNEMLHFDFYEEKLGQNATLSFFETAHKADPLATLFMNEFNVVETCSDVKSTVDTFISRLKDLKRDDIRMGGIGLEGHFSVPNLPLMRATLDKLATLGLPIWLTEVDISKSFDKQKQAVYLEQVLREAFSHPSVNGIMLWSAIHPYGCYQMCLTDNDLRNLPTGDAVDKLLQEWNTREITNQTDEYGSFSFYGFLGEYKVSVRYGDRFSNSTFSLLKGDETKHFNIQL; encoded by the exons ATGAAAATCTTTTCAGTCCTGCTTCTTTTGATCAAGTTGTTGCTTTTATCTCTCTCCGCAGCTTATG ATGGACCTCTGTACGATTCTTCAGCTTACACGGAG TGCAAGACGCAACCAGAGGATCCCTTGTACAATGGAGGAGTTCTTAGGAACTACGACCACCACAATGGCTTTAATCAAAAGACACTTGATTCCGTCACAACTCCGGAGATTTTTTCTCCGGCCTTTGTATTGCAGAATCTTAATCAGGCCACCAAGTACTCCTTCTCAA GTTGGGTAAAGATCAATGGTAAAATAGAGTCGGCTATCATAAGAGCAAATTTCTGGTCAGAAAATTCATCATTTAAGTGCATTGGTTCTGTCTTGGCTAAGAGAGGATGCTGGTCATTTCTTAAAGGCGGTTTTGAAATCCACTCGCCATTGAATTTATCAGTAATATACTTCCAG AATTCTGAGGATTCAGGAATTGATATATCAATAGCAAGTTCATCTTTGCAGCCATTCACTGATCAGCAATGGAAATCAAACCAAGATTACAAAATCAACAGT GAAAGAAAACGTGCAGTCACCATTCATGTATCAGCCAAAAATGGAACTAGACTTCAAGGAGCTCAGATAATAGTTGATCAAATATCGAAAGAGTTCCCATTTGGTTCTGCAATAGCAAACACCATTCTAGGAAACTTGTCCTACCAG AAATGGTTTGCGGAGAGATTCAACGTTGCAGTATTTGAAAACGAGCTGAAATGGTACACAACAGAACCTGAACAAGGCAAGCTAAACTACACGTTAGCGGACCAGATGTTAGAGTTCGTTCGTGCAAACCAGATTGCTGTCAGAGGCCACAATATCTTTTGGGAAGATCCTGCTTACACTCCTGCATGGGTGCGCAACCTAACCAGTGATCAGTTGCAGTCTGCAGTTAATTCGCGTATACAAAGTCTAATGCATAAATATAGAGGAGACTTCATACATTGGGATGTAAGCAATGAAATGCTTCATTTCGACTTTTACGAGGAAAAACTAGGCCAAAATGCTAcactgagtttctttgaaactgCACACAAGGCAGACCCATTAGCAACTCTATTCATGAATGAGTTTAATGTTGTCGAAACTTGCTCGGATGTCAAGTCAACTGTGGATACATTCATCTCAAGGTTAAAAGATCTAAAAAGAGATGATATTAGAATGGGTGGAATTGGATTAGAAGGTCATTTCAGTGTTCCAAATCTACCTCTAATGAGAGCCACATTAGATAAGTTGGCTACATTAGGTTTACCTATTTGGTTAACAGAGGTTGATATTAGCAAGAGCTTCGACAAGCAAAAACAAGCAGTGTATTTGGAACAAGTACTGAGGGAAGCATTTTCACACCCATCTGTAAATGGTATAATGCTTTGGTCTGCGATTCATCCGTACGGGTGTTACCAAATGTGTTTGACGGATAATGATCTTCGCAATCTTCCAACAGGTGATGCTGTCGACAAACTTCTGCAAGAATGGAATACCAGGGAAATAACTAATCAAACGGATGAGTATGGTTCATTTAGCTTTTATGGGTTTCTAGGTGAGTATAAGGTGAGTGTTAGATATGGTGATAGATTTTCAAATTCTACATTTTCGCTATTGAAAGGCGATGAAACAAAGCATTTCAATATACAATTGTAA